One stretch of Miscanthus floridulus cultivar M001 chromosome 18, ASM1932011v1, whole genome shotgun sequence DNA includes these proteins:
- the LOC136520637 gene encoding pentatricopeptide repeat-containing protein At4g02750-like yields MPPGLARAASYCARRAGPPRSSLACMSGTCDAITSANRLIGQHLRAGRVDAVREVFDRMPQRDVVSWNSLMAAYARSRVHDSAVTAFLEMRREGFCADHTSFSTVLSTCARMEALALGRCIHGLAIKTRSSLNVFVGSSLITMYANCGVFSCLERIVDDVDSPNVALWNALISGLVMNHGVEDARRVFDQMPERNVVSWTVMIKGYFTVHEVGCALELFNLMPAKNSVSWCVMIGGLVNHKRFREVIELLNTLMSSRDVVTNAIFVKIVNAYAGLKSIGGGRCVHGFAVKSGFIHDHIIEASLVVMYCNSLDINEAQLEFYKMERKHVGSWNAIISGCIHAGKIDEARKIFYSMDGRDKISWNLMVNGYAKYGRIPDAIELYSKMPEKNLEASTTLMSCFIDNGMLDKARDVFYSMPQVDVMSCTTLLFGYVKGGYIYDALDLFCRMHKRTVVTYNVMIAGLLHQGKVTEAYKLFDESPTRDLVTWSCLINGLAQNGLNNDALKLYKKMLLSNIRPSDSMLSSLISCFSQHSMIVHGQQFHASTIRLGFGSHLLIQNSLISIYCKCGEMIIAQAIFDRMANRDVVTWNTMICGYAFNSFGQNAIVTFDNMKKAQVDPDEITFLGILSACNHMSLLEEGKQFFSMMTCNYGILPNKMHYACMVDLFGRTGMLEQAEELMKSMPFKPDFAIWTSLLSSCRLNGNDRLAEHAANQLISIKPTTKMPYLHLISVNGSTKRWNVMENLRSQIRNAATEKEVGYSWS; encoded by the coding sequence ATGCCGCCCGGGTTGGCGCGAGCTGCATCGTACTGTGCTCGCCGTGCTGGGCCTCCCAGGTCCTCCCTGGCATGCATGTCGGGCACTTGCGATGCGATAACCTCAGCAAACAGGCTGATTGGGCAGCATCTGCGTGCTGGCAGGGTGGATGCTGTGCGGGAGGTGTTCGACAGAATGCCGCAGCGGGATGTCGTGTCCTGGAACTCCCTCATGGCCGCGTATGCCCGTTCCAGGGTGCATGACAGTGCAGTTACTGCATTCCTCGAGATGAGGCGCGAGGGGTTCTGCGCAGACCACACCTCCTTCTCCACTGTGCTGTCGACCTGCGCACGGATGGAGGCTCTAGCTCTGGGGAGGTGCATCCATGGGCTTGCAATCAAGACCAGATCTTCATTGAACGTGTTTGTGGGGTCCTCCCTGATCACGATGTATGCCAACTGTGGGGTGTTCAGCTGCCTGGAGCGGATTGTGGATGATGTCGACAGTCCAAACGTGGCCTTATGGAATGCTCTCATATCAGGCCTTGTGATGAACCACGGGGTAGAGGATGCTCGCAGGGTCTTCGATCAGATGCCAGAGCGCAATGTTGTGTCCTGGACTGTGATGATCAAAGGCTATTTTACTGTGCACGAGGTGGGGTGTGCATTGGAGCTGTTTAACCTTATGCCCGCAAAGAATTCGGTGTCATGGtgcgtcatgatcggaggccttGTCAACCACAAGCGATTCAGAGAAGTGATTGAACTACTCAACACTTTGATGAGCAGTAGGGACGTAGTGACAAATGCAATCTTTGTTAAGATTGTTAATGCTTATGCTGGCTTGAAAAGTATTGGAGGAGGCAGGTGTGTTCATGGTTTTGCTGTGAAGTCTGGGTTTATTCATGACCACATCATCGAGGCATCATTAGTTGTGATGTACTGTAACTCCTTAGATATCAACGAGGCACAGTTGGAATTTTATAAAATGGAAAGAAAGCATGTTGGCTCATGGAATGCTATCATATCTGGCTGTATCCATGCAGGCAAGATTGATGAGGCTAGAAAGATTTTTTATTCCATGGATGGCAGAGATAAGATCTCGTGGAATTTGATGGTCAATGGCTATGCAAAATATGGAAGAATTCCTGACGCTATTGAGTTGTACTCAAAGATGCCTGAAAAGAATTTGGAAGCATCTACTACTTTGATGTCTTGTTTTATAGACAATGGAATGCTTGATAAAGCTCGGGATGTGTTCTACAGTATGCCTCAAGTAGATGTGATGTCCTGCACTACTTTACTATTTGGATATGTGAAAGGAGGGTATATATATGATGCACTGGACCTTTTCTGTAGGATGCACAAAAGGACTGTTGTCACATACAATGTGATGATAGCTGGTTTGCTTCATCAAGGTAAGGTTACTGAAGCTTACAAGCTCTTTGATGAATCTCCAACACGAGATTTAGTGACCTGGAGCTGTTTGATCAATGGGCTCGCTCAAAATGGTTTAAACAATGACGCGCTTAAGCTGTACAAGAAGATGCTACTGTCAAATATACGGCCAAGTGATTCCATGCTTTCTAGCCTTATTAGCTGTTTTTCACAGCATTCtatgattgttcatggccagcaGTTTCACGCTTCTACTATCAGGCTTGGGTTTGGATCACATTTATTAATTCAGAATTCACTCATCAGTATATATTGCAAATGTGGTGAAATGATTATTGCCCAAGCCATTTTTGATAGGATGGCCAACAGAGATGTAGTGACATGGAACACAATGATTTGTGGATATGCATTCAACAGTTTTGGTCAAAATGCTATTGTGACATTTGATAACATGAAAAAGGCTCAAGTTGATCCTGATGAGATCACATTTCTCGGCATACTTTCTGCATGTAATCACATGAGCCTTTTGGAGGAAGGCAAACAGTTCTTCAGTATGATGACATGTAATTATGGAATTTTACCAAATAAAATGCATTATGCTTGCATGGTTGATCTGTTCGGTAGGACAGGCATGCTTGAGCAGGCTGAAGAGTTAATGAAGTCAATGCCATTTAAACCAGACTTTGCAATTTGGACTTCTCTCTTGAGCAGTTGCCGATTGAATGGCAATGACAGGTTGGCAGAGCATGCAGCAAATCAATTAATTTCCATCAAACCTACTACTAAAATGCCGTACCTGCATCTCATCAGTGTAAATGGATCAACCAAAAGATGGAATGTGATGGAAAATTTGAGAAGTCAAATCAGAAATGCTGCTACTGAGAAAGAAGTTGGCTATAGCTGGAGTTAA